Proteins encoded in a region of the Streptomyces sp. NBC_01471 genome:
- a CDS encoding transcriptional regulator, producing MAEQEPESGLREVVHQRVRLGVLAIVDRRGPCTFSQLRDALGQSNGSLSRHLGVLEEHGYITTEKVFENRRPRTWVRMTAAGAEVFREEQELLTKLLTTASQEAGRTGTDPDEDRVAAMSIVFAALLADDDTAADTARDARADGCGEDASPGRIDHSTLLPTEPVLAGRRAEPLRSGPISARYDMPAGYSSFTEQREQRLMLMSHGLRGGWITSWPIVGPEHNSSAEDGGEQEGQGIAHAIVVELGGASDCTSILAVMNPSAVDVGVPAARGYLLPANQDGAPATAVAWFSVGRYLVSIAVSALADIATAVMKDLAVEVYRPLSTRHP from the coding sequence AGCCCGAGTCAGGGTTGCGCGAAGTGGTTCACCAGCGAGTACGCCTCGGCGTCTTGGCCATCGTCGACCGACGTGGACCGTGCACGTTCTCGCAGTTGCGGGACGCTCTGGGGCAGTCCAACGGCAGCCTGAGCCGCCACCTGGGCGTGCTGGAGGAGCACGGCTACATCACCACGGAGAAGGTGTTCGAGAACCGGCGGCCGCGGACCTGGGTCCGAATGACCGCGGCCGGAGCCGAAGTGTTCCGGGAGGAGCAGGAACTGTTGACCAAGCTGCTCACCACGGCTTCGCAGGAGGCCGGCCGGACCGGAACCGACCCGGACGAGGACCGTGTCGCGGCCATGTCCATCGTGTTCGCAGCCCTGCTCGCCGACGACGACACCGCCGCGGACACCGCCCGGGACGCGCGAGCGGACGGCTGTGGTGAGGACGCGTCCCCGGGCCGGATCGACCACTCGACCCTCCTACCGACCGAACCGGTGCTGGCCGGGCGGCGCGCGGAGCCGCTGCGTTCCGGACCCATCAGTGCGCGCTACGACATGCCGGCCGGCTACTCGAGCTTCACCGAACAGCGCGAACAGCGGCTGATGTTGATGAGTCACGGGCTGCGCGGTGGCTGGATCACGTCATGGCCGATCGTCGGCCCAGAGCACAACAGCAGCGCGGAGGACGGGGGTGAGCAGGAGGGCCAGGGCATCGCACACGCGATCGTGGTTGAACTCGGCGGCGCGTCGGACTGCACATCGATCCTCGCGGTCATGAATCCCTCCGCGGTGGACGTCGGCGTGCCGGCGGCCCGCGGCTACCTGCTGCCCGCCAACCAGGACGGAGCACCGGCCACGGCGGTGGCCTGGTTCTCCGTCGGCCGCTATCTCGTCTCGATCGCGGTGTCCGCGCTCGCTGACATCGCCACTGCGGTGATGAAGGACCTCGCGGTCGAGGTGTACCGCCCGCTGTCCACCCGTCACCCCTGA